The Coffea arabica cultivar ET-39 chromosome 2c, Coffea Arabica ET-39 HiFi, whole genome shotgun sequence genome includes the window TATACAAAATTTTATGGAACTTTTGGAAATGCGGCATCTGCAATTGCACATGATGCTATTCTTGGTAATTTTCCAGATGGAGCTGAAAGGCCTTTTccacattttaatttttaaaacatcCAAAGCAAAAAAGATACATGCACTTGTCATTCTCAATTAATCTGTGACAATATTTTCTTGCTAAGCTTGTTGGTCTTTCCTTGTGTTATGGATTATAGCGCATGAAAGTTGGGAGTCACAGATAGAAGCATGGCAAAAACCCATTCTTGAAGATAAGAGGCTTCCTGAATGGTAAGCTTGGAATTTTTGCTGTCTGTTTGTTAATCATAAAGTTCTCATGTAAAAAAGTCAAGATGGTTCACTGCAGGTATCCTATCACTCTCTTCAATGAACTCTACTACCTTAATGCTGGAGGATCAATTTGGACAGGTACAGTGAAGACAAATCTTTGGTGTCTTGTGAAAATTTAATTTGGGTAATTACAGTTCAGTCTATTTCTTGTTATACAGATGGATTACCAGCTGTGCATAGTTTATCTGCAATAGGGCAAAGAAAGTTTTCGCTCGACAGATCTAATCCAGCTCTCAAAAACACCATCAATCATTCTAATCATAATGACACTGCTACAGGCATCCTAGAGAGAATGACTTCAATACTTGAGGAGATTCATTCTCCTATTTCGCTGAATTCCGCCTTTGGAACGAATCTGCTCCAAAAAGGGGAGGAAAATGTAGGCCAGTTCCTCTATCTTGAAGGGATTGAGTATTACATGTGTAATACCTATGATGTTCACTTTTATGCATCGTTTGCCTTAGTTATGCTATTCCCAAAACTTGAACTTAGCATCCAAAGAGACTTTGCTGCTGCAGTTATGATGCATGATCCCAGTAAGATAAGAACTTTGCAAGACGGACAATTGGCTCCAAGAAAAGTTCTTGGTGCTGTTCCTCATGATATTGGAATGAGCAATCCATGGTTTGAAGTGAACTTCTACAATCTTCACAACACGAATAGGTGGAAAGATTTGAATCCGAAATTTGTTCTGCAAATTTACAGGGATGTGGTTGCAACAGGTGATAAAAAATTTGCCGAAGCTGTTTGGCCATCCGTTTATGTTGCAATGGCTTACATGGATCAATTTGACAAGGATGGGGATGGGATGATTGAGAACGACGGGTTTCCTGACCAGACTTATGATACATGGTCTATGTCTGGTGTGAGTGCATACTGTGGTGGGCTGTGGGTGGCTGCCTTGCAAGCTGCTTCAGCACTGGCTGGTGAAGTTGGTGACAAGGGTTCTGAGGACTACTTTTGGTTCAAGTTTCAGAAGGCAAAGAAGGTATACGAGAAATTATGGAATGGTTCTTACTTTAACTATGATGATAGCGGTGGCAGTGCAAGTTCTTCGATTCAAGCCGATCAGCTGGCTGGACAGTGGTATGTTTCAGATATAAGTTCTCTTTAATAATTCAATTTGTGcgttatacatttttttaaatatctgATCGAAGGGAGTCATATACATGAACATAAGATTTTACAGCCacttctggttttttttttttggtgaggaCCTTTCCTTGGTATTTCTGGTCTGGTAAGCGCTTTGCTTTGCTTTAGTTCATCTATTGTATTTGGTTgtcaaaaaatgaagaagagttATAGAACAGGTATACAACTATAACCTAGTATAAAAGATTCTCTTTTGGTCCTTTTAGGCATTAATCTACATGTCTGTCTGTCTGTGTATATATGGAGACATCCGAGGGGCATGAGCACGTAGTGTAAACTGTGACTTTTCACTTTGTTAGTTGATGAAGAAGAAGCTGCCTCATTTTGTGAACATTTAACTCCATCTGACAACCTTATTGGTAGGTATGCTCGAGCCTGTGGTCTATTGCCCATAGTTGATGAAGAGAAAGCTAAACTTGCCCTAGAGAAGGTTTACAATTTCAATGTCTTGAGGGTAAAAGATGGAAGGATGGGGGCTCTTAATGGAATGTTGCCTAGTGGACAACCAGACATGTCTTGCATGCAATCAAGGGAAATATGGAGTGGAGTTACATATGCTGTTGCTGCATCCATGATGCATGAAGACCTGATGGATATGGCATTTAAGACGGCAGGTGGAGTCCATGAAGCTGCTTGGGCAGAAGAAGGTTTTGGGTATGTTATTACCTTCTTGTCTTCGCCCTTGCTCAACCAAGTTGCCAAAATTTATATACTTTGGACTGCATTTGTTTGTTTCCTTTTGTGGCATACCTAGCTCTAAATTTTCATTCTTTTCACTAGTGCAGCCAATCTCTGGCTTAAGCAAACATATACTTCTTACTTAAAAATCTTCTTTAGTAGCAGCGCCATATGTTCTTTTATCGATGCTTAAACATGTAATTGGCTTTTCCCTTTCTGATAGTATTATAGTTAGACTTAACTTTA containing:
- the LOC113731941 gene encoding uncharacterized protein isoform X3; translated protein: MLLYFFHGRMEDGVRGVLLHHMTANGLPSVTFAVAAEETDEVRVSECPCFVVSGNSQGITAKDMWHEVKEHGSFDHLHFEEMSMPSEPGSLVGAAIAASVTIPADTVRTVTFSLAWACPEVNFSGGRTYHRRYTKFYGTFGNAASAIAHDAILAHESWESQIEAWQKPILEDKRLPEWYPITLFNELYYLNAGGSIWTDGLPAVHSLSAIGQRKFSLDRSNPALKNTINHSNHNDTATGILERMTSILEEIHSPISLNSAFGTNLLQKGEENVGQFLYLEGIEYYMCNTYDVHFYASFALVMLFPKLELSIQRDFAAAVMMHDPSKIRTLQDGQLAPRKVLGAVPHDIGMSNPWFEVNFYNLHNTNRWKDLNPKFVLQIYRDVVATGDKKFAEAVWPSVYVAMAYMDQFDKDGDGMIENDGFPDQTYDTWSMSGVSAYCGGLWVAALQAASALAGEVGDKGSEDYFWFKFQKAKKVYEKLWNGSYFNYDDSGGSASSSIQADQLAGQWYARACGLLPIVDEEKAKLALEKVYNFNVLRVKDGRMGALNGMLPSGQPDMSCMQSREIWSGVTYAVAASMMHEDLMDMAFKTAGGVHEAAWAEEGFGYSFQTPEAWNLEGKFRCLGYMRPLGIWAMQWALTQQPRHPKKEMKQEIKEADLFKEHAGFSRVARVLKLAEEQDTRNLLQVIFDYTCKRMWT